A genome region from Thalassotalea euphylliae includes the following:
- a CDS encoding DNA-directed RNA polymerase subunit alpha, whose amino-acid sequence MQGSVTEFLRPRLVDVETISPTRSKVTLEPLERGFGHTLGNALRRILLSSMPGCAVTEVEIDGVLHEYSSKEGVQEDIIEILLNLKGLAVRLEGKNEAVLTITKSGEGPVTAADIQHDGDVEIANPEHVICHLTGDGSISMRIKVELGRGYVPASTRREAEEEERAIGRLLVDASFSPVERIAYDVDSARVEQRTDLDKLIIDMETNGTLDPEEAIRRASTILAEQLDAFVELRDVTEVEQKEEKPLFDPILLRPVDDLELTVRSANCLKAEAIQYIGDLVQRAEVELLKTPNLGKKSLTEIKDVLASRGLSLGMRLENWPPESIADND is encoded by the coding sequence ATGCAGGGTTCTGTAACCGAATTCTTAAGACCACGTTTAGTAGATGTTGAAACTATCAGCCCTACTCGCTCTAAAGTTACACTAGAGCCATTAGAGCGTGGTTTTGGTCACACTTTAGGTAACGCTTTACGTCGTATTTTACTATCTTCAATGCCAGGTTGTGCTGTCACTGAAGTAGAAATTGATGGCGTATTACACGAGTACAGCAGTAAAGAAGGTGTTCAAGAGGACATCATCGAAATTTTGCTGAACCTTAAAGGACTAGCCGTTCGCTTAGAAGGCAAAAACGAAGCTGTTCTAACGATCACAAAGTCTGGTGAAGGCCCTGTTACGGCTGCTGATATTCAGCACGATGGTGATGTAGAAATTGCAAATCCAGAGCACGTTATTTGTCACTTAACAGGTGACGGCTCTATCAGCATGCGTATCAAAGTAGAGTTAGGTCGTGGTTACGTTCCAGCTTCTACTCGTCGCGAAGCCGAAGAAGAAGAGCGAGCAATTGGCCGTTTATTGGTTGATGCTTCATTCAGTCCTGTAGAAAGAATTGCTTATGACGTAGATTCTGCACGTGTTGAACAACGTACAGATCTAGATAAGCTAATTATCGACATGGAAACTAACGGTACGTTGGATCCAGAAGAAGCTATCCGTCGCGCTTCAACTATTTTAGCTGAACAGCTAGATGCGTTTGTTGAGTTACGTGATGTGACAGAAGTGGAGCAAAAAGAAGAGAAACCTCTATTTGACCCAATTCTTCTTCGTCCTGTTGATGACTTAGAGTTAACTGTTCGTTCAGCGAACTGTTTAAAAGCAGAAGCAATTCAGTATATCGGTGATTTAGTACAGCGTGCAGAAGTAGAACTTCTTAAAACACCTAACCTAGGTAAGAAGTCACTTACTGAAATCAAAGACGTGTTAGCGTCTCGTGGTTTATCTTTAGGTATGCGCCTAGAGAACTGGCCACCAGAAAGCATTGCTGATAACGACTAA
- the rplO gene encoding 50S ribosomal protein L15 gives MRLNTLSPAPGAKSAKKRVGRGIGSGLGKTGGRGHKGQKSRSGGGVRPGFEGGQMPLKQRLPKFGFTSRKSLVHAEVRLHELNKIEGDVVDIHTLKDANLITRNIETVKIMLSGEITKPVTIRGIGVTKGARAAIEAAGGKIEE, from the coding sequence ATGCGTTTAAATACATTATCTCCTGCACCAGGCGCTAAATCAGCCAAGAAACGTGTAGGTCGCGGTATCGGTTCTGGTTTAGGTAAAACAGGTGGTCGCGGTCACAAAGGTCAGAAGTCTCGTTCTGGCGGTGGCGTACGTCCTGGTTTCGAAGGCGGTCAAATGCCTTTAAAACAACGTTTACCTAAGTTCGGTTTCACTTCTCGTAAATCTTTAGTTCACGCTGAAGTTCGTTTACACGAGTTGAACAAAATCGAAGGCGATGTTGTTGACATTCACACGTTAAAAGACGCTAACCTTATCACGCGTAACATTGAAACAGTTAAGATCATGCTTTCTGGCGAGATCACTAAGCCTGTAACAATTCGTGGTATTGGTGTTACTAAAGGCGCACGTGCAGCCATTGAAGCTGCTGGCGGTAAAATCGAGGAATAA
- the rpsD gene encoding 30S ribosomal protein S4, with product MARYLGPKLKLSRREGTDLFLKSGVRAIDTKCKIETIPGQHGARRGRLSDYGVQLREKQKVRRIYGVLEKQFRNYYKEAARLKGNTGENLLQLLETRLDNVVYRMGYASTRAEARQLVSHKAIVVNGVVVNIPSFTVKAEDVVSIREKAKTQARIVAALELAEQREKPVWVEVDNKKMEGVFKRVPERSDLSAEINEQLIVELYSK from the coding sequence ATGGCAAGATATTTAGGTCCTAAGCTAAAACTTAGCCGTCGTGAAGGTACTGACTTATTCCTTAAGTCTGGTGTTCGCGCGATCGATACTAAATGTAAAATCGAAACTATCCCAGGTCAGCACGGCGCGCGTCGCGGTCGTTTATCTGACTATGGTGTTCAGCTTCGTGAAAAACAAAAAGTACGTCGTATTTACGGTGTATTAGAGAAGCAATTCCGTAACTACTACAAAGAAGCGGCTCGTCTAAAAGGCAACACAGGTGAAAACTTGTTACAACTTTTAGAAACTCGTTTAGACAACGTAGTTTACCGCATGGGTTACGCAAGCACACGTGCTGAAGCACGTCAGCTAGTGAGCCACAAAGCAATCGTAGTAAACGGTGTTGTTGTAAACATTCCATCTTTCACTGTTAAAGCAGAAGATGTGGTTTCAATCCGTGAAAAAGCTAAAACTCAAGCGCGTATCGTTGCTGCTTTAGAATTAGCTGAACAACGCGAGAAGCCAGTCTGGGTTGAAGTAGACAACAAGAAAATGGAAGGCGTGTTCAAGCGTGTTCCTGAGCGTTCAGACTTGTCTGCTGAAATTAATGAACAGTTGATTGTCGAGCTTTACTCGAAGTAA
- a CDS encoding DUF3802 family protein, producing MVTDTEGYVHIIEYLTEHLSLFENANNSNSGETVMEVIEQELSEQIILVCSQNEDLTFNQRNMIIREVDSIVYDLEEILSAVVNNAVSDKQRVFLKEFATLIKNLFDTEIHHLPH from the coding sequence ATGGTTACCGATACTGAAGGTTATGTTCATATCATTGAATACCTCACTGAACACTTAAGCCTGTTTGAGAACGCCAATAACAGCAATAGCGGTGAAACCGTAATGGAAGTGATTGAGCAGGAGCTCAGCGAGCAGATCATTTTGGTGTGTAGCCAGAACGAAGATTTAACCTTTAACCAACGCAATATGATTATTCGCGAGGTTGATTCTATTGTTTATGATTTAGAAGAGATTTTATCGGCCGTTGTTAACAATGCAGTCTCTGATAAACAGCGCGTATTTCTTAAAGAATTTGCCACCTTGATCAAAAACCTATTTGATACCGAAATTCACCACCTTCCTCACTAA
- the secY gene encoding preprotein translocase subunit SecY → MAKPGTDKAQGGLTELKQRLWFVVLALIVFRLGSFVPIPGIDAAVLAQLFEQQKGTIVEMFNMFSGGALERASVLALGIMPYISASIIMQLLTVVHPAMAELKKEGEAGRRKISQYTRYGTLVLATVQSIAIARGLPAMMPGLVINEGMGFYFTAVVSLVTGTMFLMWLGEQITERGIGNGISILIFAGIVAGMPSAVGQTAEMARQGELHLLVLLLIAVIVFAVTFFVVFVERGQRRIVVNYAKRQQGRKVFAAQSTHLPLKVNMAGVIPPIFASSIILFPGTLANWFGQGDGAVADFFQNLSMAISPGQPLYVMLLAAAIIFFCFFYTALVFNPRETADNLKKSGAFIPGIRPGEQTSKYIDKVMTRLTLAGALYITFICLVPEFMMIAWDVQFYFGGTSLLIIVVVIMDFMAQVQTHLMSHQYDSVLKKANLKGYGR, encoded by the coding sequence ATGGCTAAACCAGGTACGGATAAAGCTCAAGGTGGATTAACCGAGCTTAAGCAAAGATTATGGTTCGTGGTACTTGCACTTATTGTGTTCAGACTTGGATCATTTGTGCCAATCCCTGGTATTGACGCCGCTGTATTAGCTCAGTTGTTTGAACAACAAAAGGGCACCATCGTAGAAATGTTTAACATGTTCTCTGGTGGTGCACTTGAGCGTGCCTCTGTACTGGCACTCGGTATTATGCCGTACATTTCAGCTTCGATTATCATGCAGTTATTAACTGTAGTTCACCCAGCAATGGCTGAACTGAAAAAAGAAGGTGAAGCTGGACGTCGTAAGATCAGCCAGTACACTCGCTACGGTACTTTAGTATTAGCAACAGTTCAGTCAATCGCGATTGCTCGTGGTTTACCGGCTATGATGCCTGGCCTCGTGATTAACGAAGGTATGGGCTTCTATTTCACTGCGGTCGTTTCTTTGGTTACCGGCACCATGTTCTTAATGTGGTTAGGTGAGCAAATTACAGAACGTGGTATTGGTAATGGTATCTCGATTTTAATTTTCGCTGGTATTGTTGCTGGTATGCCATCCGCTGTTGGTCAAACAGCAGAGATGGCGCGTCAAGGTGAATTGCACTTATTAGTATTATTGCTAATTGCAGTGATTGTGTTTGCAGTAACCTTCTTTGTTGTATTTGTTGAACGTGGTCAACGTCGTATCGTTGTTAACTACGCTAAACGTCAACAAGGCCGTAAGGTGTTTGCTGCACAAAGCACGCATTTACCATTGAAAGTGAATATGGCGGGTGTTATTCCACCAATTTTCGCTTCAAGCATTATCTTGTTCCCTGGAACACTGGCTAACTGGTTTGGCCAAGGTGATGGTGCGGTAGCTGATTTCTTCCAGAACTTGTCGATGGCAATTTCTCCGGGTCAGCCTCTGTATGTAATGCTACTAGCTGCTGCGATAATCTTTTTCTGCTTCTTCTACACGGCGTTGGTTTTCAACCCGCGTGAAACAGCAGATAACCTGAAAAAGTCTGGTGCGTTTATTCCAGGTATTCGCCCTGGTGAGCAGACTTCGAAATATATCGATAAAGTAATGACACGTTTAACCTTAGCGGGTGCGTTATACATTACTTTTATATGTTTGGTTCCTGAGTTTATGATGATTGCGTGGGACGTTCAGTTCTACTTTGGTGGTACATCGCTACTTATCATTGTTGTAGTAATCATGGACTTTATGGCACAAGTACAAACTCATTTGATGTCTCATCAATATGACAGCGTGCTTAAAAAAGCTAATCTTAAAGGCTACGGCCGATAA
- a CDS encoding DUF1338 domain-containing protein: protein MTAQVTQLFNNIWQHYLTVTPSAEKIHQLLGSGNDVINDHVAYRTFNIEKVGLDKLAAHLLALGYKECGEYNFEAKKLYAKHFEHADSTQPKVFISELLVEEFSPEAQAIIHKLVEQLPEEAVTAENFLYSGRQWQVSHEDYQTLLAESEYAAWVAAWGYRANHFTVSINHLENHETIVSVNDSLKDAGFTLNSVGGEIKGDETVKLEQSSTMADHAEVAFTDKTVSIPSCFYEFAKRYPLENGELYTGFVAASADKIFASTNVAA from the coding sequence ATGACTGCGCAAGTTACACAATTATTTAACAACATTTGGCAACACTACTTAACCGTGACTCCGTCTGCGGAAAAAATTCACCAGTTATTAGGCTCGGGCAACGATGTGATTAACGATCACGTTGCTTACCGCACTTTTAACATTGAAAAGGTTGGCTTAGACAAGCTAGCAGCTCACTTATTAGCGCTTGGTTACAAAGAGTGTGGTGAGTACAACTTTGAAGCGAAAAAGCTTTACGCTAAGCATTTTGAGCACGCTGACAGCACGCAGCCAAAAGTATTTATCAGCGAATTATTAGTTGAAGAATTCTCACCCGAAGCACAAGCGATTATCCACAAGTTAGTTGAGCAATTGCCAGAAGAAGCTGTTACTGCAGAAAACTTCTTATACTCAGGTCGTCAGTGGCAAGTAAGCCATGAAGACTACCAAACACTATTAGCAGAAAGTGAGTACGCAGCTTGGGTTGCGGCATGGGGGTACCGTGCAAACCACTTTACGGTAAGCATTAACCACCTAGAAAACCATGAAACTATCGTTTCAGTAAATGATTCACTAAAAGACGCTGGTTTTACGCTAAACAGTGTTGGTGGCGAAATTAAAGGTGACGAAACGGTGAAGCTAGAGCAGTCTTCAACCATGGCAGATCACGCTGAAGTAGCGTTCACTGATAAAACCGTTAGCATTCCTAGCTGTTTTTACGAATTTGCTAAACGCTACCCACTAGAAAATGGTGAGTTATACACAGGCTTTGTTGCGGCATCTGCGGACAAGATTTTCGCCAGCACTAACGTTGCAGCCTAG
- a CDS encoding OsmC family protein — protein MKATVTWAGEELFLAQSESGHSLVLDANGGKTAPSPLENVLLSLGSCSSVDVVSILQKARQKITDCRVEIDATRVDSVPRLFSDIHLHFVITGTDIAAKHVERAVSLSADKYCSVALMLNKTVKITHDFEIVEA, from the coding sequence ATGAAAGCAACCGTTACTTGGGCTGGTGAAGAACTGTTTTTAGCACAGTCTGAAAGTGGCCATTCATTGGTACTTGATGCAAATGGCGGTAAAACCGCACCAAGCCCACTTGAAAATGTTCTCCTCTCGCTTGGCAGCTGCTCATCAGTTGATGTAGTCAGTATTCTGCAAAAAGCACGTCAAAAGATCACCGACTGTCGTGTCGAAATTGACGCTACACGTGTTGATTCTGTGCCACGTTTATTCTCTGATATTCATCTACACTTTGTGATCACTGGAACAGACATTGCCGCCAAGCATGTTGAGCGCGCTGTCAGCTTATCAGCAGACAAATACTGCTCAGTTGCACTAATGCTGAATAAAACCGTCAAGATTACTCACGACTTTGAAATTGTAGAAGCGTAG
- a CDS encoding cytochrome-c peroxidase encodes MLNKTQYDFVSVDHAIQPLPTSYVVDQQWATLGKALFNSPLLSKDNTISCASCHMLDFGGDDGFSVSTGVGSQSGSRNSPTVLNAVFNFKQFWDGRANSLAQQIDGPIHNPVEMATSWPEVISKLSQDSYFSTAFRQLGISHIESEHIVQALTIFEQSLITPNAPIDQYLLGDENALTPQQLRGLEKFTQFGCSACHQGRNIGGNLFQKLGQVGDIPAELAADKGKFHLTSDPLDLYVFKVPSLRNVALTAPYFHNGAIKTLPEAIQIMAKTQLGRELSSEDINDLVALLESFTAPMSH; translated from the coding sequence TTGCTCAACAAAACGCAGTACGACTTTGTCAGTGTTGATCATGCGATTCAACCTTTACCGACAAGCTATGTTGTCGATCAACAATGGGCCACGTTAGGCAAAGCCTTATTTAACAGCCCACTACTCTCCAAAGACAATACAATCTCTTGCGCTTCCTGCCATATGCTGGATTTTGGTGGTGATGACGGTTTTAGTGTTTCTACTGGCGTCGGCAGTCAATCCGGTTCCCGTAACTCCCCCACTGTACTTAATGCAGTTTTTAACTTTAAACAATTTTGGGATGGCAGAGCCAATAGCCTAGCGCAACAAATTGATGGCCCTATTCACAACCCCGTTGAAATGGCGACATCTTGGCCAGAGGTGATCAGTAAACTAAGCCAAGATAGCTACTTCTCAACAGCCTTTAGACAGCTAGGCATTAGTCATATTGAAAGTGAACACATTGTTCAAGCACTGACTATTTTCGAGCAATCTTTGATAACCCCTAATGCCCCTATTGATCAGTACTTACTGGGTGATGAAAACGCACTGACTCCCCAGCAGCTTCGTGGTCTAGAAAAATTTACACAATTTGGCTGTAGTGCCTGCCACCAGGGTCGTAATATTGGTGGTAATCTATTTCAAAAATTGGGCCAAGTGGGTGATATTCCTGCTGAGCTAGCGGCAGACAAAGGGAAATTTCACCTTACTAGCGACCCACTCGATTTGTACGTATTTAAAGTACCCAGCTTAAGAAATGTCGCCTTAACCGCCCCTTACTTTCACAATGGTGCGATTAAAACCTTACCAGAAGCAATACAGATAATGGCGAAAACACAGCTAGGCAGAGAGTTATCAAGCGAAGATATTAACGACTTGGTTGCCCTATTAGAAAGTTTTACCGCACCAATGAGTCACTAG
- the rpsK gene encoding 30S ribosomal protein S11, which yields MAKTPVRTRKRVKKQVADGMAHIHASFNNTIVTLTDRQGNALSWATAGGSGFRGSRKSTPFAAQVAADRAGKAAQEFGLKNIEVFVKGPGPGRESAIRALNAAGFKITNITDVTPIPHNGCRPPKKRRV from the coding sequence ATGGCTAAAACTCCAGTTCGTACGCGTAAACGCGTAAAAAAACAAGTTGCTGATGGCATGGCTCATATCCATGCTTCTTTCAACAACACAATCGTAACTCTTACAGACCGTCAAGGTAATGCATTATCTTGGGCAACTGCTGGTGGTTCAGGTTTCCGTGGTTCACGTAAATCTACTCCATTTGCTGCTCAGGTAGCTGCAGATCGCGCTGGTAAAGCTGCGCAAGAGTTTGGTTTGAAGAATATTGAAGTATTCGTTAAAGGTCCAGGTCCAGGTCGTGAATCTGCAATCCGTGCCTTAAATGCTGCTGGTTTTAAAATCACCAACATTACTGACGTTACTCCTATTCCTCATAATGGTTGTCGTCCTCCTAAGAAACGTCGCGTTTAA
- the rplQ gene encoding 50S ribosomal protein L17, with amino-acid sequence MRHRKSGRQLNRNSSHRQAMFRNMASSLVKHGVIKTTVAKAKELRRVVEPLITLAKTDSVANRRLAFARTRDQEVVGLLFSELGPRYQERPGGYTRILKCGYRTGDKAPMAYVELVDRPVVEEAAETEEANTEA; translated from the coding sequence ATGCGCCATCGTAAAAGCGGTCGCCAGTTAAACCGTAATAGCAGTCATCGCCAAGCGATGTTCCGCAATATGGCAAGCTCTTTAGTTAAGCACGGTGTGATCAAAACTACTGTTGCTAAAGCTAAAGAATTACGTCGCGTAGTTGAGCCACTAATTACATTGGCAAAAACTGACAGCGTTGCAAACCGTCGTTTAGCATTCGCTCGTACACGTGACCAAGAAGTAGTAGGTCTTTTATTCAGCGAACTTGGTCCTCGTTACCAAGAGCGCCCAGGTGGTTACACTCGCATTCTTAAATGCGGTTACCGTACTGGTGATAAAGCGCCTATGGCTTATGTTGAGTTAGTAGATCGTCCAGTTGTTGAAGAAGCAGCTGAAACAGAAGAAGCTAACACTGAAGCATAA
- the rpsM gene encoding 30S ribosomal protein S13, with translation MARIAGINIPDRKHAVIALTAIYGIGLTRSKAILAATGIAESTKISELDEAQIDLLRAEVDKYTVEGDLRREVSMNIKRLMDLGCFRGIRHRRSLPLRGQRTKTNARTRKGPRKPIKK, from the coding sequence GTGGCCCGTATCGCTGGCATTAACATCCCTGATCGTAAGCATGCAGTAATTGCCCTTACTGCGATTTACGGTATCGGTTTAACTCGCTCAAAAGCAATTTTGGCGGCAACTGGTATCGCAGAATCTACTAAGATCAGCGAATTAGACGAAGCTCAAATCGATTTGCTTCGTGCAGAAGTGGATAAGTACACCGTTGAAGGTGACTTACGCCGTGAAGTTTCTATGAACATCAAGCGTCTGATGGACCTTGGCTGTTTCCGTGGTATTCGCCATCGTCGCAGTCTTCCTCTACGTGGTCAACGCACTAAAACTAATGCGCGCACCCGTAAAGGTCCTCGTAAGCCTATTAAAAAGTAG
- a CDS encoding phosphoribulokinase: MSSRNPIIAVTGSSGAGTSTTTESFEHIFRTLDITSANVEGDSFHRYSRQEMDLEKRKARDEGRNISYFGDQANDFDALEKLFKDYSETGKGQMRRYLHTFDEAVPYNQMPGTFTPWEDLGEGTDLLFYEGLHGGVVTDKNDVAQHVDLLIGMVPIVNLEWIQKIIRDTNKRGHSREAVTHSIVRSMDDYINFITPQFSRTHVNFQRVPTVDTSNPFSAKAIPSLDESFVVIRFRDSTHIDFPYYLSMIDGAFMSRVNTLVVPGGKMGFAMELILTPLIKELMDKKAEANKQLDWMSDL, encoded by the coding sequence ATGTCTTCACGTAATCCCATCATTGCTGTAACCGGTTCGTCAGGTGCAGGTACATCAACAACGACTGAGTCGTTCGAGCATATTTTTCGCACGTTAGATATTACCTCTGCCAATGTTGAGGGAGACAGCTTTCACCGTTATTCACGCCAAGAAATGGATTTAGAAAAGCGCAAAGCTCGCGATGAAGGGCGCAATATTAGTTACTTTGGCGATCAAGCCAATGACTTTGATGCACTAGAAAAGCTCTTTAAAGATTACAGTGAAACGGGCAAAGGCCAAATGCGCCGTTATTTGCATACCTTTGACGAAGCTGTGCCCTACAACCAAATGCCAGGAACGTTTACGCCATGGGAAGATTTAGGTGAGGGAACAGATTTACTGTTTTATGAGGGCTTACATGGCGGTGTGGTAACCGACAAAAACGATGTTGCTCAGCATGTTGATTTACTGATTGGCATGGTACCGATTGTCAATTTAGAGTGGATACAGAAAATTATCCGCGACACTAATAAGCGCGGCCACAGCCGTGAAGCGGTAACTCATAGTATTGTTCGTTCGATGGATGACTATATCAACTTTATTACACCGCAATTCTCTCGTACTCATGTGAATTTTCAGCGCGTGCCAACGGTTGATACTTCAAATCCGTTTAGCGCTAAAGCCATTCCGTCATTAGATGAAAGTTTTGTGGTGATCCGTTTTCGTGACTCCACCCATATTGATTTTCCGTATTATCTATCGATGATTGACGGTGCTTTTATGTCACGTGTTAATACCTTGGTGGTGCCGGGTGGTAAAATGGGCTTTGCCATGGAGTTAATTCTAACCCCGCTGATCAAAGAGTTGATGGACAAAAAAGCGGAAGCGAACAAACAGCTTGATTGGATGTCAGATCTATAA
- a CDS encoding response regulator, protein MNIFKYLPEIVCLAVFCIGSVIGVNLHHTKSQERESLNHLSKLAQLVPKHTNEVVNTNFAAQQHYDIYAQLQFEIDQLLIKLPADSEVRFLVKRYNELSSSYMQLVTMLKTSRQLVASTKLTELSTLQLNKLSLLTKRLFLFIIAPSPALQSELLELLQAIDQDVTSKAALDNSWALFMQHVVFILENTIKSDELKLAMEALDVNSALQAALDKQTVAIKQAEQNAFISLLAMLIAALTLVITVLLRLQKELTLKNEKYKESAEVKSKFLANMSHEIRTPMTGIIGLAELCLSTQLNREQKDYLDKLLFSANSLLTVINDILDFSKIESGKLNIEHVTFDFIDVFDNLSVLVGRPAEEKGIELIFDIDEQIPAKIISDPVRISQILLNLTSNAIKFTDQGHVLISVKLNADNTIAFAVEDTGIGLSAKQLASLFERFTQADNSTTRKYGGTGLGLAISKKLAKLMNGDIHVTSELGKGSTFTLTLPVELVNTENADQLVRVDSPKRIPNSTQDSVQTGSPNKNALPLQGSRLLLVEDNKVTQHVIAQMCKRLGASVVIAATVNDAITKIREAYFNIVLLDWHLSKQNGLTLINHLNSQADAVGCVIICSAFSPEYIRAQTQDSGSFKYLAKPVTIASLERALADKCDEHIAAKQITPNPPPSLATQKKEANDDANVSSKTQPENQRKNTVLLVEDNRINQLVAKNLLTEFGVNVDLAENGKDAINAVAATKYPLVLMDIQMPVMDGMDATKALRKDYDKETLPIVALTANVTEQEVSQYLALGMNAHLSKPYEKDKIKALLHDYHLITEV, encoded by the coding sequence ATGAATATTTTTAAGTACCTACCTGAAATAGTTTGCTTGGCGGTATTTTGTATCGGCTCAGTTATTGGCGTAAATCTACATCATACAAAATCTCAAGAGCGCGAATCCTTAAACCACCTCTCCAAACTTGCCCAGCTTGTTCCTAAACACACTAATGAGGTGGTGAATACAAACTTCGCTGCTCAGCAGCACTACGACATATATGCTCAACTTCAATTTGAGATTGATCAACTCTTAATTAAGTTGCCGGCTGATAGTGAAGTTAGGTTTTTAGTTAAACGGTACAACGAACTTTCAAGTAGTTATATGCAACTCGTCACTATGCTAAAAACCTCCAGGCAACTAGTTGCCAGTACCAAGTTAACTGAGCTGTCGACCCTCCAATTAAACAAGCTTAGCTTGTTAACCAAACGGCTTTTTCTATTTATTATTGCTCCAAGTCCAGCCTTGCAGTCTGAGCTTTTAGAGCTTCTTCAAGCAATTGACCAGGATGTTACCAGTAAAGCAGCATTGGACAATAGCTGGGCATTGTTTATGCAGCATGTTGTCTTTATTCTCGAAAACACTATTAAGTCTGATGAGCTAAAGCTCGCCATGGAAGCGCTTGATGTAAATAGTGCACTTCAAGCAGCACTAGATAAGCAAACAGTTGCGATTAAGCAAGCTGAACAAAATGCCTTTATCAGTCTTTTAGCCATGCTTATTGCCGCCCTAACACTGGTAATTACAGTATTACTGCGCTTGCAAAAAGAACTCACCCTCAAAAATGAAAAATATAAAGAAAGCGCTGAGGTTAAAAGTAAATTCTTAGCCAATATGTCGCACGAAATTCGAACGCCAATGACGGGAATTATTGGCCTTGCTGAATTATGTTTAAGCACACAATTGAACAGAGAGCAAAAAGACTACCTAGACAAATTATTATTTTCCGCTAATTCACTGCTAACAGTGATTAACGACATTCTCGACTTTTCTAAGATAGAGTCAGGCAAGCTAAATATCGAGCATGTGACATTTGACTTTATTGATGTATTTGACAATTTAAGTGTATTAGTTGGCCGGCCTGCGGAAGAAAAGGGTATTGAATTAATCTTTGATATCGATGAACAAATACCAGCAAAAATTATCAGCGATCCCGTTAGAATCAGCCAAATCCTACTAAACCTCACTTCCAACGCAATTAAATTTACCGACCAAGGCCATGTACTAATTTCGGTAAAACTTAACGCTGACAATACCATAGCCTTCGCGGTAGAAGATACGGGGATTGGCTTATCAGCTAAACAGCTAGCGAGTCTATTTGAACGATTTACTCAGGCAGATAACTCGACAACTCGAAAATATGGTGGGACTGGTCTAGGTTTGGCCATCAGTAAAAAGTTAGCTAAATTAATGAATGGTGATATCCATGTTACTAGCGAGCTGGGTAAGGGATCGACCTTTACCTTAACGCTACCAGTAGAGTTAGTTAACACCGAAAATGCCGATCAACTAGTTAGAGTAGACTCCCCAAAACGCATACCTAATAGTACCCAAGATTCCGTTCAAACAGGTTCTCCTAATAAAAACGCCCTACCCCTTCAGGGCAGTAGACTACTACTCGTTGAAGACAACAAAGTGACACAACATGTTATTGCTCAGATGTGTAAACGATTAGGGGCTAGTGTCGTAATTGCCGCCACGGTAAACGATGCGATAACCAAAATACGAGAAGCTTACTTCAACATTGTGCTGTTGGATTGGCACTTATCCAAGCAAAATGGCTTGACCCTAATCAACCACCTGAATAGCCAGGCCGATGCTGTTGGCTGTGTCATCATTTGTAGTGCATTTAGCCCTGAGTACATTAGAGCCCAAACTCAAGATAGCGGCAGTTTTAAGTATTTAGCAAAACCTGTCACCATAGCTAGCCTAGAGCGTGCACTTGCTGACAAGTGCGATGAGCATATAGCTGCGAAGCAAATAACCCCTAACCCTCCTCCGTCTTTAGCGACACAGAAGAAAGAGGCAAATGATGATGCAAACGTAAGTAGTAAAACGCAGCCGGAAAATCAGCGCAAAAACACCGTTCTTTTGGTTGAAGATAATCGGATCAACCAACTAGTGGCTAAAAACTTGTTAACTGAGTTTGGCGTTAATGTTGATTTAGCTGAAAATGGTAAGGATGCAATCAACGCCGTTGCCGCTACTAAGTATCCACTAGTACTGATGGACATACAAATGCCCGTAATGGATGGTATGGATGCCACTAAAGCGCTCAGAAAGGACTACGATAAGGAGACCCTACCCATTGTCGCCTTAACAGCTAATGTGACTGAACAGGAAGTTTCACAATATTTGGCACTAGGCATGAACGCCCATCTAAGCAAGCCTTATGAAAAGGACAAAATTAAAGCCTTGCTACATGATTACCACTTAATTACGGAAGTCTAA
- the rpmJ gene encoding 50S ribosomal protein L36, whose protein sequence is MKVRASVKKICRNCKVVKRAGVVRVICKTDPKHKQRQG, encoded by the coding sequence ATGAAAGTTCGTGCATCCGTAAAAAAGATTTGCCGCAACTGTAAAGTTGTTAAGCGTGCAGGTGTTGTTCGTGTAATTTGCAAGACCGACCCTAAGCACAAGCAACGCCAAGGTTAA